The following proteins are co-located in the Doryrhamphus excisus isolate RoL2022-K1 chromosome 3, RoL_Dexc_1.0, whole genome shotgun sequence genome:
- the trpc5a gene encoding short transient receptor potential channel 5a, translating to MNPMTQLYYKKATYSPYRDRIPLQIVRAEVELSAEERAYLTAVEKGDYAGVKHALREAEVYYNMDVNCLDPLGRSALLIAIENENLEIMELLLDHGIHTGDALLYAIRKEVVGAVELLLSHRRPSGEKQVPSLMMDSQFSEFTPDITPIMLAAHTNNYEIIKLLVQRKVTIPRPHQIRCDCVECVSSSEVDSLRHSRSRLNIYKALASPSLIALSSEDPILTAFRLGWELKELSKVENEFRQEYEELSQQCKRFAKDLLDQARSSRELETILNHRDNDQSEELDPRQCHDLAKLKLAIKYHQKEFVAQPNCQQLLATLWYDGFPGWRRRHWVVKLVTCFIIGLLFPVFSLVYLLAPKSALGRFIKKPFIKFICHTASYLTFLFLLLLASQHIARTNLHMQGPPPTIVEWMILPWVLGFIWAEIKEMWDGGFTEYIHDWWNLMDFAMNSLYLATISLKIVAYVKYNSSRPREEWEMWHPTLIAEALFAIANIFSSLRLISLFTANSHLGPLQISLGRMLLDILKFLFIYCLVLLAFANGLNQLYFYYETTASEEPNNCKGIRCERQNNAFSTLFETLQSLFWSIFGLLNLYVTNVKARHEFTEFVGATMFGTYNVISLVVLLNMLIAMMNNSYQLIADHADIEWKFARTKLWMSYFDEGGTLPPPFNIVPSPKSIWYLLMWLHNKLCDRGQPPEDDPHKCENLREFTERHADSLIQNQHYQEVIRNLVKRYVAAMIRSAKTDEGLTEENFKELKQDISSFRYEVLDLLGNRRPPRRHYSSSSDAARDDGGVASEDDSEPGDGQRSKGVTFTTPLVDDSRPAPTLGVSALVRSISGMSGVEKEGEAEEEEEEEGMCWGEEDEEEEEGKPKSNGLKTTGVLLSASTTLPPPSSSLASALSSSLARTRSRLQRLSAPTAKTDSFKRLSFLFSRSKRRAPPMPLPLQSPPSYTISDGLLLPRGGRTDLGLGHVTRSETRLNEVGRSVDASSPSFSSRRTNGRDSLLTLPPPPPCPCQSLHCTSNMSESSSRLLDSSEDVFQVGGSVEGAGGGGLMMMMGGWVGPCDDVIEDSCEVIEDSVSTQL from the exons ATGAATCCCATGACTCAGCTTTACTACAAGAAG GCGACGTATTCGCCGTACCGTGACCGCATCCCTCTGCAGATCGTGCGGGCTGAGGTGGAGTTATCGGCGGAGGAGCGAGCCTACCTCACGGCAGTAGAAAAGGGCGACTATGCGGGTGTCAAACACGCGCTGCGCGAGGCGGAGGTCTACTACAATATGGACGTCAACTGTCTGGACCCGCTTGGTCGCAGCGCTCTACTCATCGCCATTGAGAACGAGAACCTGGAGATCATGGAACTCCTGCTCGACCACGGGATCCACACCGGGGACGCCCTGCTGTATGCCATTAGGAAGGAGGTGGTGGGCGCCGTGGAGCTGCTACTGTCACATAGGCGGCCGAGCGGTGAGAAACAG GTTCCCTCACTGATGATGGATAGTCAGTTTTCAGAGTTCACCCCTGACATAACTCCCATCATGCTCGCTGCTCACACCAACAACTACGAGATCATCAAGCTGCTCGTGCAGAGAAAG GTCACCATTCCCAGACCGCACCAGATCCGCTGCGACTGTGTGGAGTGTGTCTCCAGTTCAGAG GTGGACAGCCTACGGCACTCGCGGTCTCGACTGAACATCTACAAGGCTTTGGCATCACCCTCGCTCATTGCACTGTCCAGCGAGGATCCGATCCTGACGGCTTTCAGATTGGGCTGGGAACTCAAAGAACTCAGCAAG GTGGAGAATGAGTTCCGCCAGGAGTATGAAGAGCTTTCTCAgcagtgtaaacgctttgccaAGGATCTTCTGGATCAGGCTAGGAGTTCCAGAGAACTTGAGACCATCCTGAACCACAGGGACAATGACCAGAGTGAAGAACTGGACCCCAGGCAGTGCCACGACCTAGCCAAACTCAAGCTAGCCATCAAATACCACCAAAAAGAG TTTGTGGCACAACCTAACTGCCAGCAGCTGTTGGCCACCTTGTGGTATGACGGCTTCCCAGGATGGAGGCGGCGCCACTGGGTGGTCAAGCTGGTCACCTGCTTCATCATCGGActcctgtttcctgttttttcACTG GTCTACCTGCTGGCACCCAAAAGCGCACTGGGACGCTTCATTAAGAAGCCCTTCATCAAGTTCATCTGTCACACAGCATCTTATCTgaccttcctcttcctgttgctGCTGGCCTCGCAGCACATCGCCCGCACCAACCTCCACATGCAGGGGCCACCGCCCACTATCGTGGAGTGGATGATACTGCCGTGGGTGCTGG gATTCATCTGGGCAGAGATAAAGGAGATGTGGGATGGGGGCTTCACAGAGTACATCCATGACTGGTGGAATCTGATGGATTTCGCAATGAACTCCCTCTACCTGGCTACCATATCACTGAAGATTGTGGCCTATGTAAAG TACAACTCTTCTCGGCCGAGAGAAGAATGGGAGATGTGGCACCCGACGCTTATCGCCGAAGCACTGTTCGCCATCGCCAACATCTTCAGCTCGCTCAGACTCATCTCGCTCTTCACCGCCAACTCGCACCTGGGGCCACTGCAGATCTCGCTGGGGAGGATGCTGCTGGACATCCTCAAGTTCCTCTTCATCTACTGCCTG gTCCTGCTGGCGTTTGCTAACGGTCTGAACCAGCTGTACTTCTACTACGAGACCACAGCCTCAGAGGAACCCAACAACTGCAAGGGTATCCGCTGCGAACGGCAGAACAACGCTTTCTCAAC GCTCTTTGAGACGCTGCAGTCGCTCTTCTGGTCCATTTTCGGTCTACTCAACCTCTATGTCACCAACGTGAAGGCGCGCCACGAGTTCACCGAGTTTGTGGGAGCGACCATGTTCGGGACGTATAACGTCATCTCGCTGGTGGTTCTCCTCAACATGCTCATCGCCATGATGAACAACTCCTACCAGCTCATTGCC GACCACGCCGACATCGAGTGGAAATTTGCCCGCACAAAGCTGTGGATGAGCTATTTCGACGAGGGCGGAACGCTGCCACCTCCATTCAACATCGTTCCCAGCCCCAAGTCCATCTGGTACCTGCTCATGTGGCTCCACAACAAGCTGTGCGACCGAGGACAGCCGCCCGAGGACGACCCGCACAAGTGTGAGAACCTGCGAGAGTTCACC GAGCGTCATGCTGACAGTCTGATACAGAACCAGCACTACCAG GAAGTCATCCGGAATCTGGTGAAGAGGTACGTGGCTGCCATGATCCGCAGCGCCAAAACGGACGAGGGCCTGACGGAGGAGAACTTTAAG GAGTTGAAGCAGGACATCTCCAGTTTCCGCTACGAGGTCCTGGATCTCCTCGGCAACAGGCGTCCTCCTCGCAGACACTACTCGTCTTCCAGTGACGCAGCCAGAGATGACGGGGGCGTGGCCTCAGAGGACGACAGCGAACCAGGCGACGGCCAGCGATCAAAGGGCGTGACCTTTACCACGCCGCTGGTGGACGACTCGAGGCCGGCGCCGACATTAGGCGTCTCGGCTTTGGTGCGCTCCATCTCTGGGATGAGCGGTGTGGAGAAAGAGGGCGAggcagaagaggaggaagaggaggagggcatGTGCTGGggggaggaggacgaggaagaggaggagggcaaACCAAAGAGCAACGGGCTAAAGACGACGGGGGTCCTACTTTCTGCCTCCACTACCCTCCCCCCTCCATCGTCATCCCTGGCATCAGCACTGTCGTCTTCGCTGGCTCGCACGAGGAGCCGCCTGCAGCGTCTCTCGGCGCCGACGGCAAAGACGGACTCCTTCAAGCGCCTGTCCTTCCTGTTCTCCCGCTCCAAACGCAGAGCCCCGCCCATGCCACTCCCTCTTCAATCCCCGCCTTCCTACACCATCTCCGACGGGCTACTCCTGCCCAGAGGGGGTCGCACCGACTTGGGACTGGGTCACGTGACCCGCAGCGAGACTCGCCTGAACGAGGTGGGCCGCTCGGTGGACGCCAGCAGCCCCTCCTTTTCGTCACGCAGAACAAACGGACGCGATTCCCTCCTGACGCTCCCCCCACCGCCGCCGTGCCCGTGCCAGTCGCTGCACTGCACCTCCAACATGTCCGAGTCTAGCTCACGCCTCCTGGACTCCAGTGAGGACGTTTTCCAGGTCGGGGGCAGCGTGGAGGGTGCTGGCGGGGGCgggctgatgatgatgatgggcgGGTGGGTGGGAccatgtgatgatgtcatcgagGACAGCTGCGAGGTCATCGAGGACTCTGTCAGCACGCAACTATAA